AGCACCTTCGGTGTATCGACGGCGGATGAGTTCCTGATAACGTTCGTTTAGTTTTCCGATACAGTCGCCCAGAAGTCGTTGTTTTTCTTCTTGCCGCTCGGACTGCTGCTGCGCGTCTTCAGCAATATCTAGAAGGAAGTCATCGTCGAAAACAAGGCGATCCCGGGTGATCCTGCGGCGGTGAGCCATGACCTGAAAGTAAGCGACTTTGAGCATCCAAGCACCGAAGTTAGTGCCGAGTTTGAAGTCATGCGCTTTACGCCAGAGAACGGCATTGGTCTCCTGCATGACATCCTCCGCCTGAGTGCGGTCGCCAAGAAGCGACAGGACATAGGCGTATAGTCGGCTCTGATGACTGGTCAGAAGCTGGACGAATTCGAAGGATGGTTCTG
This region of Candidatus Manganitrophaceae bacterium genomic DNA includes:
- a CDS encoding sigma-70 family RNA polymerase sigma factor; this translates as MPGKRPEPSFEFVQLLTSHQSRLYAYVLSLLGDRTQAEDVMQETNAVLWRKAHDFKLGTNFGAWMLKVAYFQVMAHRRRITRDRLVFDDDFLLDIAEDAQQQSERQEEKQRLLGDCIGKLNERYQELIRRRYTEGATLKSIASQSGQSESSIKQALFRARNALMECVKLQRPEEAV